The Glycine max cultivar Williams 82 chromosome 17, Glycine_max_v4.0, whole genome shotgun sequence genome contains the following window.
ggaagaaaaaaaaaaacatagataaACAATTCACAATTCACTCGGGAAAATATACTTGCACAAACAATGTGAGTTGCAAGGCGTGATTGTGAACCATTCAGTAAACCATTACAGCGCAACAAGGCATCATCGAATGACTTGCATGGAAGTATGCAAGTGTAAGTTCATGTTGCATGTGTGACCGGTAACTATCCCCCAAATCAGGTTAGCATcaagaacaaaaattaacaaaatgacACGTCAACTTAAACTTATTAGTGTTGCACGTGCGACCAGTAACTAACCCGTGAATCAAGTTAGCATCAAGAACCAAAAATAACAATGCGACAAACGAACCGAATCCAACATAGAAAGATTTCCTTATCCAGAAAAATGAGCTGAAAACCCCTTTTGGCAGTCAAATTTCCATGTTAGATCCACAGCAGCAGTTTCTTCTACAAGTCCAACAAATTTCTCCTTACGTCCAACATTCCTACTAGTTCCACACATCACACAGCGCCAATGCCTTTGCATAGACATCCACTGAAAGAAGCACATAACACAACTTAAACGTTCACTTTCTACCCGAGGAAATTCATAGTCATACAAACCAGCTGAACAACCGATGCACATTCAAATCTACAGCCACAGACGCTACACTGCACCTGCAAGTGCTCACTAGCTACAGTTCCAGCAAGGTACCAAAATTGAAATTCagctcataaaattaaaaaccgaACAAATAGATCAATCACTCGAAGCATAGCagttagtataaaaattagCACGGAGCGAAgcagcaagaaaaaaaaaacgcaagAACGAGCGTCAATCGAGAACTATAAGCATGGAGAAACAGATACAGAACTGAAACGACGTCGCTTAGATCAGTATCGACGGAAAATGGTGAAGCGAATTTAACTACCTTTGGATCGccttgcttcttctgcaatAGCTGGTTCAAGACCTCGACGCACTCGGCAAACTTGCCTGACTGGAAATGCAACGCGGCGTCTTTGGCGAGCGCTACAGCGACGGTGAAAACGCCGTCCTCGGCATCGGTGGCGGAGGAGGCGTCGCGGTTGGCGGTGGACGACGGGGACGACGACGGTAAATCTCGGGATTCCATGGCGAGATCGAGTAATCGGATTGCAAATCGTCTTGGGAGAGGGTTTtggggaagagagagaggaaaagcCCTAAAGATTGAAGAGTGAGGAGATGCGCAGTGAGATGAATCTGAATTACATTTAAAATCGAAGTGAAGAGAGAGCTATGGCTAACAAATTTGAAGAGAGAAACCCTAGGATTTGCTTGCTTCCAAGGTATCTATCTGGTTTTGCtgagatagagagagaaaggaaaagagagagaggggaaAGAGTGCGAGGAGGAAATGAAAACCTATTCGCCGAATCGGGGGAGGTTCGGATAGAAAGAGAGTGGAaggtttttttgtcattttctttttcagtaACTCATAAATCAGTTATATAAAAATGAGCGCATCATCATATCCGTTTTATTACtttcctaataataataaatcagtcaaaataataataataataatatatcaatatgtaaaggaaatataattttatataactattttttatctccatatatttttttagaccattttattcttatttttaataatattaaagtagTAACAATAATTAATCTTCTCTAATTATGCAGATTAAATCTCACACATTAACTAAAATTAGACAATCATCCACTAATCACTCTTTATTTTCATTGGacaattttacatttaaatcatttcttaaattttaaagttttcttttaacttacattaaccaaaattaatttttttattttatcatttttttattaactatatttaacttctatttttttactatttaaaaaaattataaaggaagAGAGTGTCTCTCttctattaataattataaggttAGAGTTAGTCAAACACCACAAGTGGTGAAGAATTCAAAAAGaaccttcacttttttttttaggtgtGCATTTAAATTATCTTGAcgtcatttttttatcaatctagTAACTATAATGAGTAAAACTATTTGTAATTTGAACATGTGTGATAATTTTCTATTTGTAACATGTTATTTGACACTCTATCCCATAGTATGGGAAGTGTCTTTttattctacattttttttttaagttaggaCAAATCAACCTTAGTAATTTAAATTAGGAATGAGAATGGATAAAGTTAGAGTAGAATACCCATCAATAattttcatacatgcacatatcTCATATTCATACGAATAGCAATTTTACTTTTCATCCTTATACACGTTGAGTAACTATATACTCGTACATGACCTTTAGCTATGTATTAAGTCAATCatccaataaatatattaagttaaaaattactataattaaactaaaaattcactcttaaatatcaaaaaaaaaatttaaatgcatcCAAACTTAATACTTAAAATCAtccaaatgtttttttctttatctttccattgtatataaaagaaatcaaacataACCTTAAGATGATTGTCCCCTATTCAGTTAATTTTGGGTCCAATCATGCTTTGatatttatactaaattttatatgtgtgtttaagttttatatactaaattttatgTTAGCAATTAAAGAATCAAAACGTTATGATCACTCGTggattaaaattaagttttaactGCATGATAGAGGTGAAAAGCtcgtgaataaaaaaaatattaatattatttgttattcattaaattaataattagtgaaaatgtataattgtatatatatgtaagatattttaattaaattaatatatatgcatatatagtATGTGTGTGGGTAGAGTGAGTATTATAGTATATCCACATCCAACCAATAAAGGTTGACATAAGGAAGAGTGACTTATGTTTCTTAATCAAATAGGTTaggatttaaattttgattaatcttTTAGTATGAAACAAATTGTATTAAAgagaaatattcattttatatgTACTCACGAATCTCTTAATAAAGTTTTTGGTATAAGCTATTATATACCAATCTCAtagtcaacaaaaaaataataatacccTTCCCATCTCCATTGAAAAGTGTCATGGGCACATCTTCTATTGTACTCCTTCGGttacacattttttaattaattaaaatttattaagaactACAAAATTAGAAGAAAGAATCATTAGATATAATGTGAGACATCTAAAATTTTGTCTCTGagtaaatttcaaataataacataatagTGAATGCTCAAAAGTGTGAATATTCTTAACATTTCTCTCGTgggtataaaaaatttacaataattcacaCACTTTATTCAACTAACAAAACTAAACCCCTCAATTCCCCTAGAATTTGATTACACTTTGTGATCCATATTTGAATGTACATTGTCATGAGCTTACACTTTATAATACCCTAACTTGATCATAAATTAtccaatttatttattgagttttataatattttttaaaaaatatattaataatgaattttcATTAGTTATCAATATAAAACTGTTTAAACTACGAATACATAaaagttaaaagtaaaaaaaaaaagttttcttaaAATACTCAAATGACATAATAACTAAATTGTGAGATATATAgtgaatatattttaaactacaaataattattttgtcattgaatattaataacattatttaacAAGAATTTGATATACGTTagactaaaacatatttttctggttcactgtcatttttttaaatttggttatttaagtttaaattaattcgttttctttctttaaatcaATTTCATTGACGGATACTTTTCTACACTTATAGTTATAGTGTTAATTTTGAACATATTTTGACACGTGACAAATTATGAGTTAACTAAAGTAACATAAGCTAAATGAAGGGACAAGAAAACATAAGAGGTAAAAGATCATAACACGAATGATTTAACATATTTGAATTCCTATATATCCACTTATACGGTATTTGtgtgatttatatttatatatattgatatatacTTAAGAATCATCTACATCtagaaaattatatgttttgtaagaaacttgtttgaaaagagtttttaattaataaaaaatgtaatataagATGAGGGGGGATGATTTTAGACTTGTATTTCATgtgataatttaattattttaaaagataaaaattggaGAAAGTAGTTTCAAGGTAAGTTTATTTGTGTCTAAAATGGAAGAAGGAATACGTGGAGCTCTACCAAGAGTCGTTTTATTCGACGAATAATTTTTTAGTCACAAGAATATTATTTCCGTGAATATAacattgaaatattattttcaaatatttataagtttaactattaaattgattgggaaatgttttttatatgtccatgaataattgaaaataatgtcTTTGgtttgacattatttttttaggaacaTATTATAATTACTGAAATATCTTTAGGATTAaaatttgtctattttttttataaatgtgcaTGAGGTATGTACAAACGTAACAACCCGTACGAAAGTCCCGAAAAACAATAAACATCTACTacaataagaaaaaaacatatttgtgcGTAAGGCCAGTCCACCACTAtccctatatttttttatgattcccACCGAAGAAATAAAACACTTCAATAGTTACACAAATCATGTGAATATTATAGCATGTAACATAAAGGAACATTGAGAGCGTATTAGGGTAGTAGGTAGTGAGGAggctatattttaatttttactcgTGATAAGGAATTTATGTTATATGGTCATTTTTTCCTATCCCTTCCCTACATACATGAGATTATGTGTAAGACAAACGGAGACTCAGTTGGGGGGAATAAATGAGACATAATTCAATTTGTGACTCGAGTTAGATGAAGGCTTAACTTTGCATGATAAGTCCAAATCTGGCCATAATCAAACAGgtttaaaacaatttatatttaacttgTGTTCAAATTTTAAGGCCAACGCCGTACTATTTATCAAACAAGATAATGGGATGACAATGAGTTTCACCTGGATTAAGGACTATAATAGTTTGAACCAATAAATCTAAATTCAATTTAGTTTTCTAAAAGAGCCCCAAGTATAGTAAAAGCCAATTTGCATGGACTTTTATAAGCTATGCCAAAATCGACCGTGATTCAATTGTAccaaaaaaactcaaattaagTCCAAATTCTACATTTCACATGTTTAGGTCAGACAAGTTACAAATTCGGTGCACATCATAGGCAATAATAACTTGAGCTGAAAAGTCTATGTAAAACTCGTCAATTTGAGCTTCTAAAATGAGTCCCAATTTTattgaaaacccatttttgcGTGCTTACTAGGGTCAAAGTGGGCTGAACAAACCCATTTTTTCTTACTCAAAATTTGAAGTCCAGGCCCTATATTTAGTTATCTGGGTTCAAGTAGAATTAATCGTGAGCTACACCGAGTTAAGcaaaaaatgacaaattcaaTTCGTATTTCTAAATTACGCTAAGCTCAATGAAACCCAATTTGCGAGGGCACTTTATGGACTAGATCAAGCCATGGTTggattttactaaaaagatttaaatttaatctgagtttaaagtttaaagtatattcatacatttattagatatattttgattaagcCAACCCATTTTATCTCTTCTGACAAAGACTACAAGTAAACAAATGAgattaaagagaaataaaaaataatgtgaaaaatgaaaaaaagtgaaagaaaatatcGATAAagactattatttttttggtaattcaacttctaaaaatataaaatagaactatattttttttctatttaaaaaaagagctaaaataatttaatttttttaaaaaattcaaactcattttattcaatcggttttattttcaaatttaagttaaaaaaactaaaatgagacCTTAACTTTAAAAGCGAGGAACCCACAAAACATCAAGTATTCATTTAGAAATATTGATTATATAGAAATACAAACTCTCCTTATAACtatcatattattattcataAGCAGTGGGCTTAactcaattattataaaatcgGTACTtgtttttgattaaaaaaatattattatccattaagaaattataatattaataagcaattaaaaatattctgaAAGCATTGATTTTTTCAGTAGGGCTTTACCGCGAAACCGGGTTTTGGCGCGAAGGATTGGTTCTGGCTGCGTCTTTCATCGGTGACGCTGATGAGGTTGTGCGAGTGAGTGAGGGGTTTCCTTTCTTTGTTCaggaaaaaattcaaaacaatgtCAGAAGAGATCCAAGAAATCCATAGTTTAATTTATTCAGATGACAAGTTCAACAAATCCTCGGGCTATTCAGCACTCTTTCAATTTCAGCAACATTCTTGCGCCAACCCTTTTTCGCTTCAATCCCTCGCTCACTCCTCTCAATCCATAATCTCTTCCATCGTCTCCGACATTTCCAACGACCACGATGAAGAAATGTGAGCATCAACTTCCACTTTCTCACCATTCATTCGTTTtaacttctttatttttcttctgtaTAGTTAGAATTTTCATTATTGTATTTATCTGTCTGTTAGATCCACACAAGCCTTGAAGTGTTTGGGCTTCATGCTTTATCATCCCTCCGTCGTGTCCATCCTTCGAGGTATCTTGTTTCCCTGTTATGTTATTCAACCTATCGAGTGCATGCTTGGCTTTCACGTGAAAAAGTTCTTTTGAGACAGAAAGTAATTTTATGAAAGGATCAGAACCTtgcttttactttcattttacttttatccGTTGGATTTGCATTGAAACATGCACACAGCATTTCTAACTTCAATTCAAACATGCaccgattttcttttcttttctttttctctgcgAAGCTGATTTTCTCTTGCTTTTGCAGTGGATGATGCCAATTTGGTGTTGGGCGCATTGCCCAAACTTATTACTACTACAAAATTAAAGGCTAGTCTGATGTTCATTTCACTCTTGATAAGCGTTTTCACTTGTTCTACAGTTTTTATGTGTTGTATTTACATTAACTTCGTTAACTATTGATGCAGTCTGCTTGTAATTTAGGGGTATGGTGCTTGTCTGTCCAACAGTTAGGTGCATCGTTTCTTGATACTCACTTTCCTTCTTTGTTACGGGCAATTGTTCATGCCCTAGACAATCCTATGGGTTCTTTGTCCACAACATTTGAAGCTACCCAGGTACAGTTCCCTCTCCTTAGCACTTGGGTGCTatacatgatcaaataaaattggACAAAACTTGTAGGTTGTTCCTTAGCTGTTTTGGTGCTGTTTTccaattagaattagaatttaaCCTCAATAAGCTGcgcaataaaaatttgtattaaaagtCAACACAGTTGCATAAGTCACCAAGGTGAAGCTTTAATTCTGTTTACAGAATAGCTCTAAAAGTACCTAAAGAACTACAGTTAACTCCACACTTctagtcattttttaaatgctTTAGAGATTAGCCAATTGCTCCttctagatttttttaatagaatgtACCACTTTCTTACCAATTTGAtggacttttttttcttcttaaattatATTACAAAGAGGATCAaaattatcacttttttttactcATTATTGCTAGATATATGTCTTGTCAGTTGTCAGCTGTCACTATAACCTTGAAAGAAAAACTGTGCCTATGTAAACAATGTTAATGTTATACTAGCatcttgttcatttttttaaccaCTGACTAACATGAAATGTTCTTTTATGCATGCCTGGCTGATTGTAATGGTCTGGATCTTGTTGCATATTTATTTGTCGAATTCATCTCTAGGGGTACCGTTTTCTTTTGATACTCATCTTTTAACCTTTGGATGACAGGCTGTAATGAAGCTTTCTGGTCAACTAAGTGAGCAAATGAAAGGATCATCCCATATATGGGCTCCTCCAATATACAGGAGACTTATCAGCACAGATAAGAGGGGGAGGGATGCCTCAGAAAGGTGCCTGTTGAAGATCAGATCCACAGTCATTCCTCCTTCTCTGGATCTCTCTAAGGTACCAAAACCTTATGTGATATTCGATAAAAAGAGATGGGCTCTGTACTCTAGTGGCATGGCATGATTATATTATGGCTATTTAAGCTATAAAGACTATTGTTTTTTATGTGCTTATGCTTATGCAAATGATATGAATTACAATATTTTGTCTAGGCAGGCTTGTAATTTAGTGGCTACTTGTAATCCATGCTGCCTACatttttatctaaattattCTTTTGTGGTATTGCAAAatggaaaacaaaacaaattaatatcatGTCCATGACATGTTATACCTGTTCTGTAAGGTTCAGATGGTGGTGGTTTGAAGTTTAAACTTGTGCTCTTAGGTCTCCTTGTCAACttaccttattttttttttcaataggtTATTGTCAAAGATATGAAGATAAAATTGCTCAATGGGATGAAGGATTTGCTAGATAATGGTATGAAGATTCAAGCTATTCATGCATGGGGATGGTTTGTCCGAATGCTTGGATCCTATGCTTCAAGGAATAGACATTTAGTTAATGATATGCTGAAAATTCCTGAACGTACATTTACAGATCTTGACCCTCAAATTCAAATTGCTACACAGGTACCATATGAGTCACTGTTTCATCTCATCCATGATTAACAAGGATAAACTACGTTTAGGTTGTAAAGCTGTTTAATATTTGAAGTGTCACGAGTACATGACAGAAAGTGGCTTAAAGAAATTTGATCGACATTCCGAGACTAATGCATAGAGATAGTTGTTATCATCATTTTCCTATTGCTGCCTATCAGCTTATGTGACCTTTTCAAGTGTTCTATGTGCAGGTTGCTTGGGAAGGTCTTATTGATGCTCTTGTTCACTGTCCAACATTTGTTTCTGAGAAAAGTAAATCAGCTGAGGAGAATTCTCTCGAGAAACAGCATTCATTAGGAAGGAAAAAATGTGATGATCAAGCAAATGGGTTTTTAAAAAGCATAAAGCTAATAATGACTCCACTGATTGGCATCATGTCCAGTAAATGTGATATATCTGTTCATTCATCCTGCTTGAACACGTGGTGTTATTTGCTACATAAGCTTGATATCTCTATCAATGAACCATCAGTGATAAAAATGGTTTTAGAGCCTATACTTAAAGCAATATTTCAGAATGGACCTAATAGCAATAGCATCTGCTTATGGAACTTGGGCCTTGATCTGCTTAGTGATAGCATTTCACAGAAGTGTATGGATGTCTTCTACCAGTCAACTGGCCCGGTAAGCCACAAAATATCTGAAAATGGACCTTCTCTATCTGGAAAATGTTCCTGGAAGCAACACCTAATTAGATGGATGCCATGGAATATCAATCAATTGGACTTTTATCTGAATATGATTTTTCATCTCATCCATCAAGCATCTAGGCCAACTGTCACTTGTGATCATAGAAGTCATGTTTATAATACTACCTTGAAgttattcatatatattctgAAGGGAGTCAAACTGGATGTGGAAAGTCCATCTACCGATTATGATGGTATTATGCAGTGTTTGAACTCATTACTAAAGTTCATCAAGAAAGTATGTGAAGATTTATGCTCAGATGTCGATGAAAATTATGATGTTTATTGTACTTCCATTCAGTTTATAGATGCTACCACAAAGGAGTTAGGTCCTTCTATCTTGGGATCTCCTCTGTACAAGTTTTCTTTAGATTTAAAGTACATTGAGGACATGCAATCAGTTGATCATAAGAAACATCTAAAATTTCTGGGTGTTGGTTGTATTTCTTATATGGATAAGGTTTCTCCATTGATTTATTTGATAGCACTGTACTTCCATATGATGGTTCAGTTAACAAAGAAATCCCATCAATCAGACCACATTTCACAAGGGATGtgtgaatattttaaatttatattttgttcaagTGATCTCCTGGAAAATCTCCTCACCAGTATTGACTTGTTGTACAGACACGTTCGACCAATTTACTTAAGCATATGGATATCATTAGCTCAAAGTCTGAACTATTGTGTATCTGATGCAAACTGCAAGTCACTACAGGAAGCCTTGTCCGACAGCACTGTATATTCTTCCATATGCCATCTTTTAATTTACCCCATCGTGGCACATTCTGAAGTTCCAAGAATGACCTTGTCAAACAATAGTGCCTCTTTGGATAAATATCCTGTATcacaagaaagaaagaggggTTTTGAACTGGTTATTCAAACCTGGAAATCACTTTATGGATCTCTTAGTGCTTTAGGCTTTGGATGCTCATCAGCCACCAATTTCTCTGGGGATCTGTGCATGTTGTTAAGCAACTGCCTTGATGAAAATGGTGGCATGGTTGAGA
Protein-coding sequences here:
- the LOC100782723 gene encoding uncharacterized protein; translated protein: MSEEIQEIHSLIYSDDKFNKSSGYSALFQFQQHSCANPFSLQSLAHSSQSIISSIVSDISNDHDEEISTQALKCLGFMLYHPSVVSILRVDDANLVLGALPKLITTTKLKSACNLGVWCLSVQQLGASFLDTHFPSLLRAIVHALDNPMGSLSTTFEATQAVMKLSGQLSEQMKGSSHIWAPPIYRRLISTDKRGRDASERCLLKIRSTVIPPSLDLSKVIVKDMKIKLLNGMKDLLDNGMKIQAIHAWGWFVRMLGSYASRNRHLVNDMLKIPERTFTDLDPQIQIATQVAWEGLIDALVHCPTFVSEKSKSAEENSLEKQHSLGRKKCDDQANGFLKSIKLIMTPLIGIMSSKCDISVHSSCLNTWCYLLHKLDISINEPSVIKMVLEPILKAIFQNGPNSNSICLWNLGLDLLSDSISQKCMDVFYQSTGPVSHKISENGPSLSGKCSWKQHLIRWMPWNINQLDFYLNMIFHLIHQASRPTVTCDHRSHVYNTTLKLFIYILKGVKLDVESPSTDYDGIMQCLNSLLKFIKKVCEDLCSDVDENYDVYCTSIQFIDATTKELGPSILGSPLYKFSLDLKYIEDMQSVDHKKHLKFLGVGCISYMDKVSPLIYLIALYFHMMVQLTKKSHQSDHISQGMCEYFKFIFCSSDLLENLLTSIDLLYRHVRPIYLSIWISLAQSLNYCVSDANCKSLQEALSDSTVYSSICHLLIYPIVAHSEVPRMTLSNNSASLDKYPVSQERKRGFELVIQTWKSLYGSLSALGFGCSSATNFSGDLCMLLSNCLDENGGMVESGTDLESACKDVDHGILHLSGNFLICILEQIQTLELVSELDRSKFDCDSKILCCIKNCLKFVAKYMNLLRIKMVRDPLPGFVGTSRLYSALACSISCLHWKQDILHFLENVSCPLLQWLSNMGMQDERTNDQLQLLWTEILSCLRRSKPPVNFGSALLKLHEPLFEKTLDHPYPSISEPTINFWNSTFGQQIILDFPSSLLCVLDKLSRNGRLKLQKRSLPCLQKCYSHDEANDALEGYRVSAKHNRSSKRVELVLDTLKESPPLSFKKRRLELTEHQKEVRRAQQGRERDTGGHGPGIRTYTTADFTQGNDESQESQEEIRDPEAILQMLRKTI